The Hymenobacter sp. DG01 sequence TCGCCTTTACTCAATTTAATTTTTTCAGTGACTACATCATCGAAACCAACGCTTCGTGCTCGAATAGTATATGTTCCTAGTTTACCTTGCCAACTATAATTTCCTGTTCTATCAGCTGTTACTGTCGCACGACCTATTTTTATGACGCCTATTGCTAAAGGAATAAGATTAGTTTCTCCCACTATTATACCTTGGATAAGAGGAGGAGATGTTAAATTTTTTCGTTTCAGCTTTACTATCTTATAATGAGATGACTCATTATGCCGGCTATCTTGTTGAAGACGGAGAGAGCTGCCAATGCAGCCTGCCAGAGCGAGTGCAATAAAAGAGGATACTGTCATAAGTGGTGTTTCAGCTTGTTGTTGTTTAGCACCCGGAAGGATTATGGACTGGCGGCTCTTGTTGATGTCGTAGTGTTTGCGCTGGGGCTGACGGTGACCCAGAACGTGACCAACATCGCCGTGGCTTACCGGGATTCCTTACGCCAGGAGCGTTGGCAGCATGATTAGCTATGACTGGCTACTTGCAACTAAATAAGGCTAATCCAAATCTGACGCCTAAGATGTTTCGCCAGCCTAGTAATTGATTGTTCCCAATTGCCTACACATAAGAAGGAATATCGGCAGATAGCCGATATTCCTTCTTATGTGTAGGCAATTGGGATGAAGAAATAATATACTTACATGTGCACAACGGTTTTCAATCGATGCTGTTGGGCAGTGCGAAGCGCGGCTAATAGGGTAGCTAGCATATTCATACGTCGCGTTAATCGATGATGAGCTCGGCTGCACTATTAGCCGTTGGCAGTTGGATGCGTATTATGTAGCCGTAAAGAGTAGAATGGCGCAGCCACACGACAACGGGCGGAGCTGGGGCAGGGCGCAAGTTGAACTCGCCGAGGCACTTGCTCCGTGTACGTATTTCCTGATTATTGATTAAATAAGAAGGGCGTACGCGTTCAGCTGCCAACCGTCCAAAGTAGTAACTTGGTTGTTCGTAATAATTGGCACTAGACGTTTGAAAACTGATGTTGAGCTCGCCGCTGTCTAGCTCTACTATTCCCACTTTCTCAAACGTTTCATCTGGGCTCAAGGAAAAATCAAGTAGGTCCACTGCTTGAGCCGAATGTGTGAAATGCGGTACGGCGTGCAGATCGGTACCGACCAGTGTGCCACGGGCAATAATAGAGGCCAGCAGTGCGTTTTTCTTTAATAGAAGCAAAAAGTAGGGTAGCGAATCCATAGCGTAAAACTAGTTGCAGTTACCTCCACCAGTCAGACTGTGGGCATATGCAGCCACAGGTGTGTTGGGGTAGTTGGGCGTGCGAGTGATGCGACCCCCATAAGGCCTAAGCTTGGCTGCCATTTTGTTGTAGAAAGCCGTGTTGATGGTTGCAGCAATGTCTGGCGGATATGAGTTCCCGTACTGCTGTTCTAATTCTTCTTCTACTTCGTCCTTTGCGTTTGCACAAATCGTAGCTGCTTCACCAGGTGTGTAACGTGGAGGCATTTCGAAGTAAAGATTGCCTTTATAAATACCTATTCCAGCGCCAAAACTGCCGTCGGGATTGTTGTAGCGGAATAGTATGTCAACCTCCATATTGCGCACGCCACAGGCCATATAGCCACTAGGTCCAACAGCACGAAATTGCCACGAGTTGCAATCAGAGCGCAAATCTGGTTCGGGCGTGTTGGGGCTGACCGGCCGGAAATCATAAGTGTACTCATCACCGCTACCATTGTCGCCTGGGTCATCCCCAGGATCGTCCCCAGTATCCACACATGCCTGATAAGGGTAGGAGACCTGAAGCTCATATTGCGTCTCATATCCACATTCCAAGGTGTAGCCATACGGAGGCTCACAATAATCTTGACCTGTGGTGCCGATTACACGAACGTCATGATACGTGTAAGGTGGAGGGCAAGATAGGTACCATGAGCAGTCATAAAACGTAGTACAATATGCGCTGGCTCGGGCTGCGGCTCCGCTTGCTGGCTTATTGCTCTGGGGCGGTTGCCATTTTCCATTCCTATAGGTGCTGTGGGTTACTTCACCAGTTTCCAGCACTTGCGTAAGCACATCTCCCGTAAAAGTGGACAGGAATTTCGCCGCGCTAACCTCAGTTATAGACGACTGTAACCTTCCTTTCGGTAGGGTATAAAAATAAGATCGTACACTGGCAAGCCACTGGTTATTTACTTGCTCAAATCGTAGGTAGCGCCGTTTGCCCTCCATTTTGAGTATGTGGGGCTCCACCGTTTGCCGCAGTTCTAAAGGCACATATATGTAGGAACCAGATCCGGGCCGTTTCCTTTCGATTGCCTGTTCCCAGAGCGGTGTCCAGGTCCACACAGTGGTACCTGCTCCAGGGGCCAACCGTTGCACCAGTTGCCGGCTGTATTGCTTCTATGAATACAGCTGCTGTAGAAGTCGGGTATCTACGGGCTTTAAACTAATCGTCTGGTTTTGGCCGGCAGGGGCTGGCTCCTGCTGGTCTTTCGTGCAGCTACTTAGTAGTGTGAATAGCCACCCTAAGCTATAGATGGCAAGTCGCGTCAGTTGTTTCATATAAAGTAAGAATTGGTGGAAAAGCATTCTTACCGGGTTCCAATAAGCCGAAGTAGCTTATAAAACAGTGTCTGGATGACGCCGCTGGAACCAGATTCACAAAAGATGCAATAGGGATAGAGGAGGAGGGCCGAAGATGTCCTTCGGATAATGGGACGCAACAAAGTAACTTCTTGGCATACCCAAGAGTAGATTGAAAATTGCTTAGTTGATTACCAGCGTCATGATGGAGCGGGGGCGGCTGGTGGCCTGGGCGGCCTGGCCCTTGATCCAGAGCTGGAAGGGCTGCTCCTGGTCGGTTTGGTTCATGACGACCACGGCCACTTTGCCATCGGGATTCAGGAAGGCCGTGGTTTGCAGCACGTCGCGGCTGGAGGCGGTGGCGATGCGCCGGGCGCCGGGGCGGATGAACTTGCTGAAGTGCCCGATGTAGTAGTAGGCGTTGGTATAAATCAGCTGGCCGCTGCGGGTGTCGCCGATGACGGGGGCGTAGCAGAAGTTGCCCACGTGGTTGGGCCCGCCGGTTTCGTCGAGCAAAATGTTCCAGTCGGTCCAGGCCACGGTGCCGGCGTTGAAGTCGTTGATCATGGAGTTGCCGTACCGCTCGCCCAGCTTCCAGTCCTGCACGTTGCCCAGCTGGAAGTCCTCCACGCAGCCTTCCGTGAAGATGAGGTGCTTGTCGGGGTAGGTTTCGTGCACGCGGCGCAGGTTGTCGAATTGCATAGCGCTGCCGGTCCAGGTTTCGTACCAGTGGTAGCCCAGTCCCCAGAAGTATTTGCTGGCTTCGGGGTCATCGAAGAGGGTAGCGGCCCGCTGGAACATCAGGTCGCGGTTATGGTCCCAGCCGATGAGTTTCTTATCCTTAAGCCCGCTTTTGTGCAGGGTAGGCCCGAGGTAGTTTTTCACGAAGTCGCGCTCCTCCTCGGCTGTAAAAATGCACGACTCCCACCGCTGCTTGGCCATGGGCTCGTTCTGCACCGTGAGGCCCCAGATGGGAATGCCTGCCTTCTCGTAGGCCTTAATGAACTTGACGTAGTAGTTGGCCCAGCTCTGGCGGAACTCGGGCAGCAGCTTGCCGCCCTGCAGCATGTTTTTGGTGTCCTTCATCCAGGCTGGCGGACTCCAGGGACTTACGTAGAACGTGAGCTTGCCGCCCGCCGCGGCCGTGGCCTGCTTAATGAACGGCATCTTGTACTTCTCGTCGTGCCTGATATCAAAGCTCTTCAGGTCCTTGTCACCATCCTGCACGTAGGTGTAGATGTCGCTGGAGAAGTCGCAGCTGTTGATGTTGGTACGGCCCAGGGTATAGCCGATGCCCTGAGTGGGGCTGAAGTAAGCCTGCAGAAACTCCTGCTGCCGGGCTTTGGGCAGCTTGGCAAAGGTTTCGGCCGAGGCGTCGGTGAGAGCCGCGCCTATGCCCAGCATAGTCTGGAACGTATGGGTAGGGTCCACGAACACCGTAGGCTGGGTTTCCAGGGGCTGACCAACCTCCTTAAAGCTAAGTTTGTCGGTGGCCGAAAGGCGCAGGTCGGTTTGGTTAGCGGTGGTGTACACCTGCACCTGACGGCCGGCCGCTGAGTAGGCTTTGGGTGAGGGTGCGGATTTCTGAGCGAAAGCGGCCGTACTCAACCCGGAGGCCAGCAGCACGGCTAAAACAGTTTTTTGCATATAGGAAGCGGAGATGTACAAGTGAGAACCACGCGGGACAGGCCGGTTTGAGCTACCCCCGGCTACCCGTCGTGGCCGGCCCTTACCAGACGTACGTCCCGACGGCTCCTCCGTCGAGCCGGGTAGTAACTATCTGGCCGCGGTACCGGATGTCGAACGTTTGGGACGCGCCCGTATTAAGCACGATGAGCACTTTCTGGCCGGAAGGGGTTTTGAAGGCCACATTCGGCAGGGTGCCGGGCAGGTTGGTGGCAATGCGCACCGAGCCCGGCCGCGCGAACTTAGCCGCGTGGGCCACTGTGTAGTAGGCCGAGTTGCGCGTGACGGTGTTGCCGCTAATGGTAAGGGCGCCCAGGCAGGTACTGCACCCACCGGTGGTGTGCGGACCGTAGTTCTGGTCGGCGGCCAGGTTCCACTCCAGCACGTTGCGGCTCCAGTTGCGGGTAGCCCCGATGATGAGGTTGTCCAGGTGCCAGCTCAGGTCGGCGGCGAAGTTGCCGGGGCCGCCGGTCCACTGCTCCGTGAAATACACGTGCTTGTTGGGGTAGGCGTTATGCACCTGGCTCATAGTCGAAATAGAGCCCCCGTAGAGGTGAAAGGCCGAGCCATCGACGTACTGCCGGGCCTCGGGGTCCAGCAGAATGCTCAGGGGGTAGTCGGGCCGGTCGAGGTTGTGGTCGTAGAGAATGATTTTGGTGCTCAGGCCCGCCGCCCGCAGCGCCGGACCCACATGGTCGCGGATGAAGGTAGCCTGCTCGGAGGCCGTCATCAACATGCTGGGGTTGTTGCCCCCGTGCAGGGGCTCGTTCTGCAGCGTAATGGCATCCAGCCGGATGCCCTCGGCCTGCATGGCCCGCAGGTACTGCACAAAATACTGGGCGTACACGGCATAGTACTCGGGCCGCAGCGAGCCGCCAATGTAGCTGCCGTTGGTTTTCATCCAGGGCGGGGCCGTCCAGGGCGAGCCCAGCAGCTTGAGGCTGGGGTTGATAGCCAGAATTTCCTTGAGCACCGGAATGAGATGCTGCTGGTCGGGGGCCAGGCTGAAGCGGGCCAGGGTGAGGTCGGTCTGGCCGGCGGGCAGGTCGTTGTAGGTGAAGGGGCGCTCATCCAAATCCGATGCCCCGATGCTGATGCGCAGGTAGCTGGTTCCGATGTGGCCCTCATCGGTGGCAAACAGCTCTTTCAGCAGGGCAGCGCGGTTGGAGGCGCTCATCTGGTTGAGCAGCTGGGCACTGCCCCCCGTCAGGGAGTAGCCAAAGCCGTCTATGGTCTGGTAAGTGCGGGTAGTGTCCACGTCAATAGTGGGGTTGTCGCTCGTGCCGGCCTTGAAGTTCAGGGTTACTGCCTGCTTGCTGAACAGGGCCGTTTTATCCGGCGTGGTAAGCCACAGCGCTACCTGCGAGGGCCCGGTCGTAGTAGGTGGGGGCGGTGCCGTAGGGGGCTGGGGGGTAGGGTCGGAGCCGGCGTTGCCGCCGCAGCCTGTCAGGAGCAGGGCACCACCCAGCAGGGCCGCGGCAACGCCCGGGTAAATGTGCGTGAGTAGTTGCATACAATAATAAACTGACGGAGCCAGCGGCCCGCCACGCCCGGCGCGCACGGCTACTGGGTGCCTTACCATACGTAGGTGCCGGCAGCGCCCGGAGCGAGGGTGGAGGCCAAGTGTTTAGTCTGGTAGCGTAGGCTGAAGGACTGGGGAGACGCGGTGTTGTTCTGCACCAGCACTACCTGCTGCCCGGCCGGGGTTTTAAAAGCCACGTTGGGCAGCGTTTCGGAATCAGTGGAGGCAATGCGCACCGAGCCCGGCCGCACGAACTTGCTGGCGTGAGCAATGATGTAGTAGGCATCTTCGCGCCGAACGGTGTTGCCGTCCAGGGTGAGGGCCCCGCGGCACTCGGTGCAGCCGCCCGGCGTATGTGGGTTTTGCTGCGGGTCGGCGGCCAGGTTCCACTCCAGCACGGTGCGGGCCCAGTTGCGGGTAGCCCCAATCATCAGGGTGCGGATGTGCCAGGGGAAATTGTCCTCAAACCTGCTTTTCGAGCCCACCCACTGCTCCGTGAAATACACGTGCTTGTCAGGGTGAGCGTCGTGCACCTGGCTCAGGGCCTCAATGGGGCCGGCGTAGAGGTGAAAGGCCGAGCCATCGACGTATTTCCTGGCCTCGGGGTCCTGGAGAATGGTGAGGGGGTAGTCGGGTCGGTCGGCGTTGTGGTCGTACACGATGATTTTCGTGTCGATTTTCTCCTGCCGGAACGTGGGGCCCAGGTGGCGCTTCACAAACTCGGCCTGCTGCTCGGGGAGCATGAGCAGACTGGGGTTGTTGCCGGGGTGAAGGGGCTCGTTCTGCACCGTAATGGCATCCAGCCGGATGCCTTCCGCCTTCATTCCCTGGATGTACTTCACGAAATAGCGGGCGTAGGCATCATAGAACTCCGGCTTCAGGGAGCCGCCCTTCGACTCCCCGTTGGTTTTCATCCAGACGGGTGGCGACCAGGGCGAGCCCAGTAGTTTAATGCGCGGGTTGATGGCCAGAATTTCCTTGAGCACCGGAATCAGGTGCTGGCGGTCGGGGGCCAGGCTGAAGCGGGCCAGGGTGGGGTCGGTTTGTCCGGTGGGCAGGTCGTCGTAGCTGAACACGCGGGCGTCCAGGTCGGAGGCCCCAATGCTCAGGCGCAGGTAGCTGACCCCGATGTTGTTTCCATCCGTGGCGAACAGCTCGCGCAGAATGGCCTGGCGCGCCGTCGGGCTCATAGCGTGCAGGAGCTCGGCGCTGCCGCCCGTGAGGCAATAGCCAAACCCATCCATGGTCTGGAAGGTCTGCTTCTCATCGATTTCAATCACGGGCGTGCCAGCCGCCGGGGTGGCCGTGTTCCAGCGCAAGGCCGTTTGGGGCTGAAACAGTACGGATTTATCTGGGTTGGTCAGCCAGAAGGCGGCCGTTCCTTTAGCGGGAATGGCGCCCGTTTGGGGCATACGCTGGCAGCCAGCGCCTACCCCCAGCGCAAGCAGGAAGGCCAGGGTGCGGGCGGCATGAGGAAGGGTAAACATGCGGGGCAACAGGGAGAGGAAGGACAGATGCCGGGCTGCCGGATATTTTGGTCCGCAGGATGGCCAAGGGATTGGGAAGGTGCACGGGGGTAGGGGCGGGCGTAGGGCGGAGCCAAAGCCACAGGGCCGGAAACTGGTGGCCTACCGCGCCTCAGAAAAGCGGCATCAGCCAAATATATTGGCCTTCCGGTGGAGAATACAAGCCGGAAAAACTGCGTTTCCGTCGCCTACTGGGGGCCTTATACACTTACTACACACGCCTCCGGTTGGCTTTTTTGGTGGGTTAGGGCCTGAAAGAAGGCGCAGGTGGCCCAGCCTCGCCGGATAAGAAACAATAAAGCCAGGGGTACTTTTTCGCAACTGTTTCCAGGCAGCAGCTCTGATTTATCCCCAGCGGGTCGGCACCACAGGAGCAAAAACAAACCGGGGGCGCAGCAACAGCTGCGCCCCCGGTGGGCAATCTGGAATAAGAGGTGCTGAGGCAGGGGCTATTCCACCACCGATACCCGCACTTTTTTGCCTTTCACTTTGGCTCCGGCCAGGCGCTCGGCCACTTCTTTGGCCTGCTGGCGCGGCACGGCCACGTAGCTGTAGTAGTCGAACACCTCGATGCGGCCCACTTCCTCGCGGGCTACCCCGCCTACGTTCACAAAGGCCCCCACCAAATCATGGGCGCTAACCTTGTCTTTCTTACCGGCCGAAACGTGCAGAGTCACGTTTTCGGGGCGGGGCGCTTTGGGCGCGGCCGGGGGCAGCTTGGGCGCGTGCATGGCTTTCCACTGAATGGAAGCTGCTACCGGCCACTTTTTCACGTGGGCCTGCTCCTTGTCGGTTACCAGAATGTGAGCCGTACCCTCGGCGCCGGCGCGGGCCGTGCGGCCAGCCCGGTGCTGGAAGGCATCGGCCTTGTCGGGGGCATCGTACTGCACCACCGTATCAAGCTGGGTTACGTCGATGCCACGGGCGGCTACGTCGGTGGCTACCAGCACCTGGCTGGAGCCGTTGCGCAGCTTCAGCAGGGCTTTGTCGCGCTCGGGCTGGGGCATTTTGCCGTGCAGCACCTCGGCTGCTACCCCCCGGCCCACCAGAAACCGCGTCAGCTCCATGCACCGCTCCCGGGTGTTGCAGAAGATGAGGGCGCGGCCGGTTTCGGGCTGATGCAGCAGGTGGAGCAGAGCAGCGGGCTTCTTTTCTACAGTGCCCACATGGCCCAGCAGAGTCAAGTTTTCGGGCAGCTCATCGGTGTCCTCACCGGCATTCACCACGCGGGGGCGGGTCAGGTTTTTCCGGATCAGCTCCACTACCTTATCCGACATGGTAGCCGAGAACAGCAGGGTCTGGCGGCGGCGGGGCAGGCGCTTTACAATTTCCACCAACTCATCCTGAAAGCCCAATTCCAGCAGCTTGTCGGCCTCGTCCAGAATCAGGGTTTTCAGCTGGTTCGGGATGATGCTGCGGCGCTCAAAGTGGTCGAGCAGACGGCCCGGCGTGGCCACCACAATGTGCGGGGCCTGGGTCAGGGAGGCCGTTTCCTCGCGGAAGGCGTGGCCGCCGTAGAAGGCTGCTACCCGCAGGTTGGGCATAA is a genomic window containing:
- a CDS encoding glycoside hydrolase family 30 beta sandwich domain-containing protein; this translates as MQLLTHIYPGVAAALLGGALLLTGCGGNAGSDPTPQPPTAPPPPTTTGPSQVALWLTTPDKTALFSKQAVTLNFKAGTSDNPTIDVDTTRTYQTIDGFGYSLTGGSAQLLNQMSASNRAALLKELFATDEGHIGTSYLRISIGASDLDERPFTYNDLPAGQTDLTLARFSLAPDQQHLIPVLKEILAINPSLKLLGSPWTAPPWMKTNGSYIGGSLRPEYYAVYAQYFVQYLRAMQAEGIRLDAITLQNEPLHGGNNPSMLMTASEQATFIRDHVGPALRAAGLSTKIILYDHNLDRPDYPLSILLDPEARQYVDGSAFHLYGGSISTMSQVHNAYPNKHVYFTEQWTGGPGNFAADLSWHLDNLIIGATRNWSRNVLEWNLAADQNYGPHTTGGCSTCLGALTISGNTVTRNSAYYTVAHAAKFARPGSVRIATNLPGTLPNVAFKTPSGQKVLIVLNTGASQTFDIRYRGQIVTTRLDGGAVGTYVW
- a CDS encoding carboxypeptidase-like regulatory domain-containing protein, with protein sequence MTVSSFIALALAGCIGSSLRLQQDSRHNESSHYKIVKLKRKNLTSPPLIQGIIVGETNLIPLAIGVIKIGRATVTADRTGNYSWQGKLGTYTIRARSVGFDDVVTEKIKLSKGDSIRLDFQFPIGQPIIHKMPKNR
- a CDS encoding glycoside hydrolase family 30 beta sandwich domain-containing protein; its protein translation is MFTLPHAARTLAFLLALGVGAGCQRMPQTGAIPAKGTAAFWLTNPDKSVLFQPQTALRWNTATPAAGTPVIEIDEKQTFQTMDGFGYCLTGGSAELLHAMSPTARQAILRELFATDGNNIGVSYLRLSIGASDLDARVFSYDDLPTGQTDPTLARFSLAPDRQHLIPVLKEILAINPRIKLLGSPWSPPVWMKTNGESKGGSLKPEFYDAYARYFVKYIQGMKAEGIRLDAITVQNEPLHPGNNPSLLMLPEQQAEFVKRHLGPTFRQEKIDTKIIVYDHNADRPDYPLTILQDPEARKYVDGSAFHLYAGPIEALSQVHDAHPDKHVYFTEQWVGSKSRFEDNFPWHIRTLMIGATRNWARTVLEWNLAADPQQNPHTPGGCTECRGALTLDGNTVRREDAYYIIAHASKFVRPGSVRIASTDSETLPNVAFKTPAGQQVVLVQNNTASPQSFSLRYQTKHLASTLAPGAAGTYVW
- a CDS encoding glycoside hydrolase family 30 beta sandwich domain-containing protein — translated: MQKTVLAVLLASGLSTAAFAQKSAPSPKAYSAAGRQVQVYTTANQTDLRLSATDKLSFKEVGQPLETQPTVFVDPTHTFQTMLGIGAALTDASAETFAKLPKARQQEFLQAYFSPTQGIGYTLGRTNINSCDFSSDIYTYVQDGDKDLKSFDIRHDEKYKMPFIKQATAAAGGKLTFYVSPWSPPAWMKDTKNMLQGGKLLPEFRQSWANYYVKFIKAYEKAGIPIWGLTVQNEPMAKQRWESCIFTAEEERDFVKNYLGPTLHKSGLKDKKLIGWDHNRDLMFQRAATLFDDPEASKYFWGLGYHWYETWTGSAMQFDNLRRVHETYPDKHLIFTEGCVEDFQLGNVQDWKLGERYGNSMINDFNAGTVAWTDWNILLDETGGPNHVGNFCYAPVIGDTRSGQLIYTNAYYYIGHFSKFIRPGARRIATASSRDVLQTTAFLNPDGKVAVVVMNQTDQEQPFQLWIKGQAAQATSRPRSIMTLVIN
- a CDS encoding DEAD/DEAH box helicase; this translates as MTSTTLTFADLGLTPELLQALEELQFQAPTPVQEQVVPMALAGQDVAGQAPTGSGKTAAYGLSVLQQLDLKLDAVQVIVLVPARELALQVRDALKKLGKFMPNLRVAAFYGGHAFREETASLTQAPHIVVATPGRLLDHFERRSIIPNQLKTLILDEADKLLELGFQDELVEIVKRLPRRRQTLLFSATMSDKVVELIRKNLTRPRVVNAGEDTDELPENLTLLGHVGTVEKKPAALLHLLHQPETGRALIFCNTRERCMELTRFLVGRGVAAEVLHGKMPQPERDKALLKLRNGSSQVLVATDVAARGIDVTQLDTVVQYDAPDKADAFQHRAGRTARAGAEGTAHILVTDKEQAHVKKWPVAASIQWKAMHAPKLPPAAPKAPRPENVTLHVSAGKKDKVSAHDLVGAFVNVGGVAREEVGRIEVFDYYSYVAVPRQQAKEVAERLAGAKVKGKKVRVSVVE